In Leishmania braziliensis MHOM/BR/75/M2904 complete genome, chromosome 14, the following are encoded in one genomic region:
- a CDS encoding putative proteasome alpha 3 subunit, with translation MSHRYDSRTTTFSPEGRLYQVEYAVEAIQQAGTVIGVCTKGGVVLAGEKMVPHPLFDSENMQDKNTSGEKMYKIAEHIGCSVAGVTSDAYALLNYARLAAHRHQYTFQEPMAIEDLCRMLCDEKQLYTQYGGVRPYGVSFLLVGWDRYYGYQLYSTEPSGDYSAWSAYAIGQNDQVAQSLLKKDWHNDMTLQDGMLLALRVLSKTMDTAKIDLDRVEMAVLHKVSASSADELLDPFKHHPKMIPQFHILSRSELKPHAQCADQAREAEEQAEAERQRLQEQALES, from the coding sequence ATGTCGCACCGGTACGACtcccgcaccaccaccttctcgCCGGAAGGTCGCCTCTACCAGGTGGAGTACGCCGTGGAGGCGATTCAGCAGGCCGGCACCGTCATCGGTGTGTGCACGAAGGGCGGCGTTGTGCTGGCGGGTGAGAAGATGGTGCCGCACCCACTCTTTGATAGCGAAAACATGCAGGACAAGAACACCAGTGGGGAGAAAATGTACAAGATTGCCGAGCACATCGGCTGCAGCGTGGCGGGGGTGACGTCGGACGCGTATGCCTTGCTGAACTACGCTCGTCTTGCAGCACATCGCCACCAGTACACCTTCCAGGAGCCGATGGCGATCGAGGATCTCTGCCGCATGTTGTGTGATGAGAAACAGCTCTACACACAGTACGGTGGCGTGCGTCCCTACGGCGTTTCCTTCCTACTTGTTGGATGGGACCGCTACTACGGCTACCAGCTCTACTCCACCGAACCAAGCGGCGACTACAGCGCCTGGAGTGCGTACGCGATCGGCCAGAACGACCAGGTGGCGCAGTCACTCCTGAAGAAGGACTGGCACAACGATATGACGCTGCAGGATGGCATGCTGCTGGCACTTCGAGTGCTAAGCAAGACGATGGACACGGCGAAGATCGACCTTGACCGGGTGGagatggcggtgctgcacaagGTTTCCGCTTCGAGCGCTGATGAGCTGCTCGACCCGTTCAAACACCACCCCAAGATGATCCCTCAGTTTCACATTCTTTCCCGTAGTGAGCTGAAGCCACACGCCCAATGCGCCGACCAGGCCAGggaagcggaggagcaggcggaggcggagcgccAGCGCCTACAGGAGCAGGCTCTGGAGTCGTAA
- the AAT21 gene encoding putative amino acid permease — protein MRHVRERGTASDDAEIATSHFAHPPSKMKDIADLNSISVGGGGSGDEKRPTAIANGKSGCSRRHVEVIFHPELRHTKEVIRRPEWVRRAGECVAHRGTLSTVALFGIMFANCVGGGYGFEDGIGSAGPLITLVVCSVLPWMWAFPTGLAVAELSTAVPSNSGVLMWTNAAFPPFMSFLCILATIFITFIGNATYPNLTAEYAQQLGSLKVAPVAGVKVGVVVLCCILNCVGVEIVGNSSIVLCCITILPFTLLTLIQLFSRGFNKAVLHVDVKSVRWADFFSIISWNYANIENAGAVVEEVANPRKAFPKAMVLLMLSTYAGYVMPMLAGVSAMGVAQDYSQWQAGHWPEVAKVIAGDWLKYMLFAGALLSGVGFTLTSMCCTSRLLAGMGTMQMFPKKMSRVIGYYHPRLGTPIPAILINSAVTLIFSVGMDFTSVVSLCQSIYCLRMLLIYASLIKLRVDYPNLPRPYALPFNTWQTALVLLPAALFSLMASIVSAMTSLGIGVALVSFIVIGSGVSWLYCRIFAPNGFQGVIVQCEVSSGDDAEVGAADGANDGSLSEGIFYADDERNGGTPVDDLLLGILPLPLATPRAAASSTLLRGNEGGPRQSRVQRGTCHLDAVGNRAGEEMIGVEYAVQDSASTDILFLNNSAAEHALGSGTTGCPPACSPPTYEVPHGAETTMRYRRCARSLGAGAANSGNHGPTLSGEESGEEADIASVERIGVGFTLSPAGLSAQMLSTSPPSQLTLNPQ, from the coding sequence ATGCGTCATGTCCGCGAACGCGGTACAGCCTCGGATGACGCAGAGATTGCCACCAGTCACTTTGCTCATCCGCCCTCAAAGATGAAAGATATCGCTGACCTCAACAGCATCTcggtcggcggcggtggaagCGGGGATGAGAAAAGACCAACCGCCATTGCCAATGGCAAGTCAGGTTGCTCGCGCCGCCACGTTGAGGTCATCTTCCACccggagctgcgccacacgAAGGAGGTGATTCGGCGCCCAGAGTGGGTGCGCCGCGCTGGTGAATGTGTCGCCCATCGCGGTACCCTCAGCACTGTCGCGCTCTTCGGTATTATGTTCGCCAACTGCGTTGGCGGTGGTTACGGCTTTGAGGATGGCATTGGGTCAGCGGGCCCCCTCATCACGCTTGTTGTGTGTAGTGTCTTGCCGTGGATGTGGGCCTTTCCTACCGGATTGGCTGTTGCTGAGCTGTCCACGGCTGTACCGAGCAACTCGGGGGTGCTGATGTGGACAAACGCGGCGTTCCCGCCCTTCATGTCATTCCTGTGCATTCTGGCAACCATCTTCATCACATTCATTGGCAATGCCACGTACCCGAACCTCACAGCCGAgtacgcgcagcagctgggaAGCCTCAAGGTCGCCCCGGTGGCGGGTGTGAAGGtgggcgtggtggtgctctgcTGCATCCTCAACTGCGTTGGCGTCGAGATCGTCGGCAACTCCTCCATCGTTCTCTGCTGCATCACCATTTTGCCCTTCACGCTGCTGACCCTCATCCAACTCTTCTCCAGGGGCTTCAacaaggcggtgctgcatgTGGATGTGAAGAGCGTGAGATGGGCAGACTTCTTCTCCATCATTAGCTGGAACTACGCCAACATTGAAAACGCTGGCGCGGTCGTCGAGGAAGTTGCCAACCCACGCAAGGCCTTTCCAAAGGCAATGGTGTTGCTTATGCTGAGCACGTACGCCGGCTACGTTATGCCGATGCTCGCTGGCGTGAGCGCCATGGGTGTTGCTCAGGACTACTCACAGTGGCAGGCGGGGCACTGGCCTGAGGTGGCGAAGGTGATAGCCGGTGACTGGCTCAAGTACATGTTGTTCGCCGGCGCCCTGCTCAGCGGCGTCGGCTTCACCCTGACCAGCATGTGCTGCACGAGCCGGCTGCTGGCTGGCATGGGCACCATGCAGATGTTCCCTAAAAAAATGTCGAGGGTGATCGGCTACTACCACCCACGCCTCGGTACCCCTATCCCGGCCATCCTCATCAACTCTGCCGTCACCCTCATCTTCAGCGTGGGCATGGACTTCACCAGCGTCGTATCGCTGTGTCAGTCCATCTACTGCCTCCGCATGCTGCTCATCTACGCGTCGCTCATCAAGTTGCGCGTTGACTATCCAAACCTGCCACGACCCTACGCGCTGCCCTTCAATACATGGCAGACGGCACTGGTACTTTTGCCTGCAGCGCTCTTCTCGCTGATGGCCTCGATCGTGTCTGCTATGACCTCCCTCGGCATCGGCGTGGCGCTTGTCAGCTTCATCGTCATTGGCAGCGGAGTGTCGTGGCTGTACTGCCGCATCTTTGCCCCCAACGGCTTTCAAGGCGTCATTGTGCAGTGCGAAGTGTCCTCAGGTGACGACGCGGAGGTCGGCGCGGCCGACGGCGCCAACGACGGCTCGCTGAGCGAGGGCATCTTCTACGCGGATGACGAGCGCAACGGCGGCACACCAGTTGACGACCTTCTGCTCGGTATTCTGCCGTTGCCTCTGGCTACACCCAGGGCAGCCGCATCGTCCACTTTGCTGCGAGGCAACGAAGGAGGTCCCAGGCAGTCGCGTGTGCAGCGTGGAACGTGCCATCTCGACGCTGTCGGTAATCGCGCTGGGGAAGAGATGATTGGCGTCGAGTACGCAGTGCAGGATAGCGCCAGCACGGACATCTTGTTTCTGAACAACAGTGCCGCAGAGCATGCACTGGGGAGCGGCACCACCGGCTGCCCGCCAGCCTGCAGCCCCCCTACCTACGAGGTCCCTCACGGGGCTGAGACGACCATGCGTTATCGCCGCTGTGCCCGCAGCctcggcgctggtgcggccAACAGCGGCAATCATGGCCCGACTTTGAGTGGCGAGGAAAGCGGCGAAGAGGCCGATATCGCCTCGGTGGAGCGCATCGGTGTCGGCTTCACATTGTCCCCTGCAGGTCTGTCTGCGCAGATGCTGTCAacatcgccgccgtcgcagctgACGTTAAACCCACAGTAA